A window of Aeromicrobium sp. Root236 contains these coding sequences:
- the yajC gene encoding preprotein translocase subunit YajC, whose translation MKDLGVLLPLILLIAGFYFLVLRPARARQQGFLKVQSELAPGARVMIASGIFGDVVAVGDDTIELRVAVNTVITVKRQAVAQVIPAETPETETSTED comes from the coding sequence GTGAAAGACCTGGGCGTACTCCTGCCCCTCATCCTCCTCATTGCCGGGTTCTACTTCCTGGTGCTCCGTCCGGCGCGGGCGCGCCAGCAGGGGTTTCTCAAGGTGCAGAGTGAGCTCGCCCCCGGCGCGCGCGTGATGATCGCCAGCGGCATCTTCGGTGACGTCGTGGCGGTCGGCGACGACACGATCGAGCTGCGGGTCGCGGTCAACACGGTCATCACCGTCAAGCGCCAGGCCGTCGCGCAGGTCATCCCGGCTGAGACTCCCGAGACCGAAACGAGCACTGAGGACTGA
- the ruvB gene encoding Holliday junction branch migration DNA helicase RuvB, whose translation MDEREEFEAIVAEAGPEDRAFEAALRPRTLDELIGQERVREQLSLMLEAAVARGRTPDHVLLSGPPGLGKTTIAMIIAHQLSAPLRITSGPAIQHAGDLAAILSGVNEGDVLFIDEIHRMSRPAEELLYMAMEDFRVDVIVGKGPGATAIPLEIPPFTVVGATTRAGLLPSPLRDRFGFTAQLDYYGADELHRIVDRSSGLLDLEVTDEGGREIASRSRGTPRIANRLLRRVRDFAEVRAGGVVDHTVARDALALYEVDELGLDRLDRAVLEALCRSFGGGPVGVSTLAVAVGEERETVEELAEPFLVRLGFLARTPRGRVATPGAWRHLGLPVPAALDQLPLDDDPR comes from the coding sequence ATGGACGAGCGCGAGGAGTTCGAGGCGATCGTCGCCGAGGCCGGTCCTGAGGACCGTGCCTTCGAGGCGGCACTGCGCCCCCGCACGCTCGACGAGCTGATCGGCCAGGAGCGCGTGCGAGAGCAGCTCTCGTTGATGCTCGAGGCGGCCGTGGCTCGCGGTCGTACGCCCGACCACGTGCTGCTCTCGGGCCCTCCGGGGCTCGGCAAGACCACGATCGCCATGATCATCGCCCACCAGCTCTCCGCGCCGCTGCGCATCACCAGCGGGCCCGCGATCCAGCACGCCGGCGACCTCGCCGCGATCCTGTCGGGCGTCAACGAGGGCGACGTCCTGTTCATCGACGAGATCCACCGCATGTCCCGGCCCGCCGAGGAGCTGCTCTACATGGCGATGGAGGACTTCCGCGTCGACGTCATCGTGGGCAAGGGCCCGGGTGCCACCGCGATCCCGCTCGAGATCCCGCCCTTCACCGTCGTCGGCGCGACGACCCGCGCGGGGCTGCTGCCGAGCCCGCTGCGCGACCGCTTCGGGTTCACCGCCCAGCTCGACTACTACGGCGCCGACGAGCTGCACCGCATCGTCGACCGTTCGTCCGGCCTCCTCGACCTCGAGGTCACCGATGAGGGCGGCCGCGAGATCGCCTCCAGGTCGCGGGGCACACCACGCATCGCCAACCGCCTGCTGCGACGCGTCCGCGACTTCGCCGAGGTGCGTGCCGGGGGAGTCGTCGACCACACCGTTGCCCGCGACGCGCTGGCGCTCTACGAGGTCGACGAGCTCGGGCTCGACCGGCTCGACCGTGCGGTGCTCGAGGCCCTGTGCCGCAGCTTCGGTGGGGGACCGGTCGGCGTCTCGACGCTCGCAGTCGCCGTCGGCGAGGAGCGCGAGACGGTCGAGGAGCTGGCCGAGCCGTTCCTCGTACGTCTGGGGTTCCTCGCCCGCACGCCACGGGGACGCGTCGCCACGCCCGGTGCCTGGCGGCATTTGGGACTCCCTGTCCCCGCCGCGCTCGACCAATTGCCGCTCGACGACGACCCTCGGTGA
- the ruvA gene encoding Holliday junction branch migration protein RuvA, with protein sequence MIAHVRGPVAAVTLTSAVIDVGGVGMQVMCTPSTIASLRIGHEVQLSTSMVVREDSLTIFGFASTDERDMFELVQTASGVGPKVAQAMLAVLDPDRLRQAIGQGDLATLTSVPGIGRKGAERIVVELKDRVGVTTIAASGAPAWRDQVHEALLGLGWSARDADGALERVAAELEPGATPDVSTVLRDALRTLSKAR encoded by the coding sequence ATGATCGCTCACGTACGCGGCCCGGTCGCCGCCGTCACCCTGACCTCGGCCGTGATCGACGTCGGTGGCGTCGGCATGCAGGTCATGTGCACGCCGAGCACCATCGCGTCGCTGCGCATCGGGCACGAGGTGCAGCTGTCGACCTCGATGGTCGTGCGTGAGGACTCGCTGACGATCTTCGGCTTCGCCAGCACCGACGAGCGCGACATGTTCGAGCTCGTGCAGACCGCGAGCGGCGTGGGCCCCAAGGTCGCGCAGGCGATGCTCGCGGTGCTCGACCCCGACCGGCTGCGACAGGCGATCGGCCAGGGCGACCTCGCCACGCTGACCTCGGTGCCCGGCATCGGCCGCAAGGGCGCTGAGCGCATCGTCGTCGAGCTCAAGGACCGGGTCGGCGTCACGACGATCGCGGCCAGCGGAGCGCCCGCGTGGCGCGACCAGGTGCACGAGGCGTTGCTGGGCCTCGGCTGGTCGGCCCGCGACGCCGACGGGGCGCTGGAGCGGGTCGCCGCTGAGCTCGAGCCCGGTGCGACCCCCGACGTCTCCACGGTGCTGCGTGACGCCCTGCGCACCCTCTCGAAGGCCCGCTGA
- the ruvC gene encoding crossover junction endodeoxyribonuclease RuvC, whose product MRVLGIDPGLTRCGVGVVDGSVGRALTMVHVGVYRTPADLDTARRLHQLEQAIEAGILEHRPDVVAVERVFSQHNVRTVMGTAQASGIAMVVAARHGIPVQLHTPSEVKAAVTGSGRADKAQVTQMVTRLLRLTSAPTPADAADALALAICHIWRGGAQTRLQAAVDKAAVR is encoded by the coding sequence ATGAGGGTTCTCGGCATCGATCCCGGGCTCACCCGGTGCGGCGTGGGGGTCGTGGACGGCTCCGTCGGCCGTGCCCTGACGATGGTGCACGTGGGCGTCTACCGCACGCCGGCCGACCTCGACACCGCCCGGCGCCTCCACCAGCTCGAGCAGGCGATCGAGGCCGGCATCCTCGAGCACCGACCCGACGTGGTCGCCGTCGAGCGCGTCTTCAGCCAGCACAACGTCCGCACCGTCATGGGCACCGCGCAGGCCAGCGGCATCGCGATGGTCGTGGCGGCCCGGCACGGCATCCCCGTGCAGCTCCACACACCGAGTGAGGTCAAGGCCGCGGTGACCGGCAGCGGACGCGCCGACAAGGCGCAGGTCACCCAGATGGTGACCCGCCTGCTGCGGCTCACCTCGGCCCCGACGCCCGCCGACGCCGCCGACGCCCTGGCGCTGGCGATCTGCCACATCTGGCGTGGGGGAGCGCAGACCCGCCTCCAGGCCGCCGTCGACAAGGCTGCGGTCCGATGA
- a CDS encoding YebC/PmpR family DNA-binding transcriptional regulator — MSGHSKWATTKHKKAIVDAKRGKMFAKMVKNIEVAARVGGPDPDGNPTLYDAIQKAKKSSVPKDHIDRAIKRGGGVGDDAVDYITIMYEGYAPGGVALLVECLTDNRNRAAMEVRTAMTRNGGTMADPGSVSYMFHRKGVIMVPQEQEGGPTNEDDVLMAVLDAGAEEVNDLDGSFEVICEATDLVAVRTALQEAGLDYDSADASFVPTVTVEVDVDAATKVMRLIDALEDSDDVQNVFANFDASDEVMAQVQ; from the coding sequence ATGTCAGGCCACTCCAAGTGGGCGACGACCAAGCACAAGAAGGCCATCGTCGACGCCAAGCGCGGCAAGATGTTCGCCAAGATGGTCAAGAACATCGAGGTGGCCGCCCGGGTCGGCGGGCCTGACCCCGATGGCAACCCGACGCTCTACGACGCGATCCAGAAGGCCAAGAAGTCCTCGGTCCCCAAGGACCACATCGACCGTGCGATCAAGCGCGGCGGCGGCGTCGGCGACGACGCGGTCGACTACATCACGATCATGTACGAGGGCTACGCCCCCGGCGGCGTCGCGCTGCTGGTCGAGTGCCTCACCGACAACCGCAACCGCGCCGCGATGGAAGTGCGTACCGCGATGACCCGCAACGGCGGCACGATGGCCGATCCGGGCTCGGTGTCCTACATGTTCCACCGCAAGGGCGTCATCATGGTGCCCCAGGAGCAGGAGGGCGGGCCGACCAACGAGGACGACGTCCTGATGGCCGTGCTCGACGCAGGCGCCGAGGAGGTCAACGACCTCGACGGCTCGTTCGAGGTCATCTGCGAGGCGACCGACCTGGTGGCCGTACGCACGGCGCTGCAGGAGGCCGGGCTCGACTACGACTCGGCCGACGCGTCGTTCGTGCCCACGGTGACCGTCGAGGTCGACGTCGACGCGGCGACCAAGGTCATGCGTCTGATCGACGCGCTCGAGGACAGCGACGACGTGCAGAACGTGTTCGCCAACTTCGACGCCTCCGACGAGGTCATGGCACAGGTCCAGTAG
- the pdxT gene encoding pyridoxal 5'-phosphate synthase glutaminase subunit PdxT: protein MASPSIGVFALQGDVREHLRVLDDLGVPAFTVRRPEELERCDALVLPGGESTTMYKLARSFDLFEPLAERVRGGMPAFGTCAGMIMLADRIEDGIAGQETLGGLDITVRRNAFGRQVDSFEGDIAFDGFGEPVHAVFIRAPWVETLGPEVQTLATIPSGEAAGRIVAVRQGNLMATSFHPEVGSDDRIHRYFVDLVKQS, encoded by the coding sequence GTGGCTTCCCCATCGATCGGCGTGTTCGCGCTGCAGGGCGACGTGCGCGAGCACCTGCGCGTCCTGGACGACCTCGGCGTGCCGGCGTTCACCGTGCGCCGCCCCGAGGAGCTCGAGCGCTGCGACGCCCTCGTGCTGCCGGGCGGGGAGTCGACCACGATGTACAAGCTCGCGCGATCGTTCGACCTGTTCGAACCGTTGGCCGAACGCGTCCGCGGTGGCATGCCGGCCTTCGGCACCTGCGCCGGCATGATCATGCTGGCGGACCGCATCGAGGACGGGATCGCCGGCCAGGAGACGCTCGGCGGGCTCGACATCACGGTGCGACGCAACGCGTTCGGACGCCAGGTCGACTCGTTCGAAGGCGACATCGCGTTCGACGGGTTCGGCGAGCCCGTGCACGCCGTGTTCATCCGCGCACCCTGGGTCGAGACGCTCGGCCCCGAGGTGCAGACCCTCGCGACGATCCCTTCCGGCGAGGCCGCCGGTAGAATCGTGGCCGTTCGGCAGGGCAACCTGATGGCGACGTCGTTCCACCCCGAAGTCGGGAGCGACGACCGCATCCACCGTTACTTCGTCGACCTCGTCAAGCAGTCGTAG
- a CDS encoding signal peptidase I, translating into MKEPNMRLVYVQNSETRAERRQRRRRAVFSLRAVREVVLTVGAVLGVLCLLSGVAAIAFHIKPIVFESGSMSPAVDTGALGISRTVPASDIKVGDVVTVLTDKGVRVTHRVTDVSHNGSKASLVLKGDANNVPDDDVYVVKSAPRLMFDIPKAGYVVSFISGPIGIFAGGLLVGVVLLTIVRPRTPGSKSKGGGSRKAFSAAAVMIIGTSVTGVFSGAQTQAYYTDSASALSGTFSRAAAVVITGCTTSGNSLTITWTAPVSPTTWEFRYAYTTPAGQTEVDSFAGSLRTRTSTTNLNNKAGTVTLVGIFPSPTGEKTSFTYAFSGNGSNRNCTLVP; encoded by the coding sequence ATGAAAGAGCCCAACATGCGGCTCGTCTACGTGCAGAATTCGGAGACCCGAGCCGAGCGCCGTCAGCGCCGTCGTCGTGCGGTGTTCTCGCTGCGCGCCGTTCGCGAGGTCGTGCTGACCGTCGGAGCGGTTCTGGGGGTCCTGTGCCTCCTGAGCGGGGTCGCGGCCATCGCGTTCCACATCAAGCCGATCGTGTTCGAGTCCGGATCGATGTCGCCTGCTGTGGACACCGGCGCGCTGGGCATCTCGCGCACGGTGCCGGCCAGCGACATCAAGGTCGGCGACGTCGTCACGGTCCTCACCGACAAGGGCGTGCGGGTGACTCACCGGGTCACCGACGTCAGCCACAACGGCAGCAAGGCGTCACTGGTGCTCAAGGGCGACGCCAACAACGTGCCCGACGACGACGTCTACGTCGTGAAGTCCGCGCCGCGCCTGATGTTCGACATCCCCAAGGCCGGCTACGTCGTGTCGTTCATCTCCGGCCCGATCGGCATCTTCGCCGGCGGCCTCCTGGTGGGCGTCGTCCTGCTGACGATCGTCCGACCGCGTACGCCGGGCTCGAAGAGCAAGGGTGGCGGTTCGCGCAAGGCATTCTCGGCGGCTGCGGTGATGATCATCGGCACCAGCGTCACCGGCGTCTTCAGCGGAGCCCAGACACAGGCGTACTACACCGACAGCGCCTCGGCCCTGTCGGGGACGTTCAGCCGCGCGGCTGCCGTCGTGATCACGGGCTGCACCACGAGCGGCAACAGTCTCACGATCACGTGGACGGCTCCGGTCAGCCCGACGACCTGGGAGTTCCGCTACGCCTACACGACACCGGCCGGTCAGACCGAGGTCGACTCGTTCGCCGGCTCGTTGCGCACCAGGACGTCGACGACGAACCTCAACAACAAGGCCGGCACCGTGACGCTGGTCGGCATCTTCCCGTCGCCGACAGGGGAGAAGACGTCGTTCACGTACGCGTTCTCGGGCAACGGCAGCAACCGCAACTGCACCCTGGTCCCGTAG
- a CDS encoding TasA family protein, translating into MAKHSTSRLRRAARGLRSTPVRAVLSLGVVFGLGAVGTLAYWEDAATLTGGNFKAGNLDIKLSGEDNNPATFTTDFTMLNMQPGDSKAASISVQNAGSLAFTYTATGTAPGTLNATLVFRVVPGGTVSGGTCTGGTETFNNKLGTGTPVITANRPLAAGANESFCVSASIPTSATTGQGLSTTASFAFTAKQVGAP; encoded by the coding sequence ATGGCTAAGCACTCCACATCCCGACTCCGCCGTGCCGCGAGGGGACTGCGCTCGACGCCGGTCCGCGCGGTGCTCAGCCTCGGCGTCGTGTTCGGGCTCGGCGCCGTCGGCACCTTGGCGTACTGGGAGGACGCCGCGACCCTGACCGGCGGCAACTTCAAGGCCGGCAACCTCGACATCAAGCTGTCGGGAGAGGACAACAACCCTGCCACGTTCACCACGGACTTCACGATGCTCAACATGCAGCCCGGTGACAGCAAGGCGGCAAGCATCTCGGTCCAGAACGCCGGCTCCCTGGCCTTCACCTACACCGCGACCGGCACGGCACCAGGCACACTGAACGCCACCTTGGTCTTCCGGGTCGTCCCGGGCGGCACGGTGTCGGGTGGCACCTGCACGGGTGGCACCGAGACGTTCAACAACAAGCTGGGCACAGGCACGCCGGTCATCACGGCCAACCGGCCCCTGGCCGCGGGCGCGAATGAGTCGTTCTGCGTCAGTGCCTCGATCCCGACCAGCGCGACGACCGGGCAGGGCTTGTCGACCACGGCGTCGTTCGCGTTCACCGCGAAGCAGGTCGGAGCCCCGTAA
- a CDS encoding LPXTG cell wall anchor domain-containing protein, translating into MKRLMALALAIGIVLIGGPASAANEIGLSRNGVTFTSSLSGSLFDPAFVWVPGDVESETFYVRNQGGDTARLTVDILGKQVSELIESGDLHVTATSGSQATTISSTGDHRLLTVPDVQPEQIVPVKITVAFDEASTNETQLLSSDLAFRINLKQTSAVLGEGEGDQDGNGLLPNTGAAAPLWLAGLAAICIGTGIALISRRRTHTEGASHG; encoded by the coding sequence ATGAAGCGCCTCATGGCCCTAGCGCTCGCCATCGGCATCGTGCTCATCGGCGGTCCGGCCTCCGCCGCCAACGAGATCGGGCTCAGCCGCAACGGCGTCACGTTCACCTCCTCGCTCAGCGGCTCGTTGTTCGATCCCGCGTTCGTCTGGGTGCCGGGTGACGTCGAGTCCGAGACGTTCTACGTACGCAACCAGGGCGGCGACACGGCTCGACTGACGGTCGACATCCTCGGCAAGCAGGTCAGCGAGCTGATCGAGTCGGGCGACCTGCACGTGACCGCCACCAGCGGCAGCCAGGCCACGACCATCTCCAGCACCGGTGATCACCGGCTCCTGACCGTCCCGGACGTCCAGCCCGAACAGATCGTCCCGGTCAAGATCACCGTCGCGTTCGACGAGGCATCGACCAACGAGACGCAGCTGCTCTCGAGCGACCTCGCCTTCCGCATCAACCTCAAGCAGACCTCGGCCGTCCTGGGCGAGGGCGAAGGCGACCAGGACGGCAACGGCCTGCTGCCGAACACGGGGGCCGCCGCCCCGCTCTGGCTTGCCGGACTCGCCGCCATCTGCATCGGCACCGGTATCGCACTCATCTCACGACGACGCACTCACACAGAGGGAGCCTCCCATGGCTAA
- a CDS encoding signal peptidase I — MKSAAGWIGQVVSWFVIFAMLAVLAVCVLIPRLGGATPYTILTGSMKSSLPPGTLVVVKPTSPDEINIGDVITFQIETGKPAVASHRVIGKTVAADGSARLITKGDDNDAADSDLVRPEQIRGKLWYSVPVLGRANTLLDKSQHQTLVVSAGGALIVYAAFMLVSAATETRPPRASRRKTEVAA; from the coding sequence ATGAAGAGCGCAGCCGGATGGATCGGCCAGGTCGTCTCCTGGTTCGTCATCTTCGCGATGCTTGCTGTCCTCGCCGTGTGTGTCCTGATCCCGAGGCTCGGCGGTGCAACGCCGTACACGATCCTGACGGGCTCGATGAAATCGTCCTTGCCGCCCGGAACGCTCGTCGTCGTGAAGCCCACGTCGCCGGACGAGATCAACATCGGAGACGTCATCACCTTCCAGATCGAGACCGGCAAGCCGGCCGTCGCCTCGCACCGGGTCATCGGCAAGACCGTGGCTGCCGACGGCAGCGCGCGCCTGATCACCAAGGGCGACGACAATGACGCGGCCGACTCCGACCTCGTACGGCCCGAACAGATCCGCGGCAAGCTCTGGTACTCCGTCCCGGTCCTGGGCCGGGCCAACACGCTGCTCGACAAGTCCCAGCACCAGACCTTGGTCGTCTCGGCCGGTGGCGCACTGATCGTCTACGCCGCATTCATGCTGGTCTCGGCCGCCACTGAGACCCGCCCGCCCCGTGCCTCGCGCCGCAAGACGGAGGTCGCCGCATGA
- a CDS encoding alternate-type signal peptide domain-containing protein, whose protein sequence is MKKSTKGALAAAAAGTLLLGGAGSLAFWNATATVDGSSVNSGSLSLTGADCSNWVLDSGEEPQGGDLAVGIVPGDQLTKTCTYTITATGDHLHATLGASGGGKSGDLAAAVTVTPSFDVNGSSVTEITDDNDGDTLTAKIVLDFPYGTGVDNDTQGDTVNLSDYVVTATQVHN, encoded by the coding sequence ATGAAGAAATCCACCAAGGGCGCACTTGCGGCCGCCGCCGCAGGGACGCTGCTTCTCGGCGGTGCCGGATCGCTGGCCTTCTGGAACGCCACGGCCACGGTCGACGGATCGTCCGTCAACTCCGGTTCGCTGTCGTTGACCGGCGCCGACTGCTCGAACTGGGTGCTGGACAGCGGCGAGGAGCCGCAAGGCGGCGACCTCGCCGTCGGCATCGTGCCGGGCGACCAGCTCACCAAGACCTGCACGTACACGATCACCGCGACGGGTGACCACCTCCACGCCACGCTCGGTGCGTCCGGAGGCGGCAAGAGCGGCGACCTCGCTGCTGCGGTCACCGTCACACCGTCGTTCGATGTCAACGGCAGCTCGGTCACCGAGATCACGGATGACAACGACGGCGACACGCTGACGGCCAAGATCGTGCTCGACTTCCCGTATGGCACGGGCGTCGACAACGACACGCAGGGCGACACCGTGAACCTGAGCGACTACGTCGTGACGGCCACCCAGGTCCACAACTGA
- a CDS encoding signal peptidase I → MGRRRARSGPRTGGFWRTTLLNVGAALGVVCLLAAGLGAVLGVKPIAFRSDSMAPAISSGDLALARSVSAGDVGKGDIVSVSDRQGSRVTHRVVQVEPYGSSIRLTLKADDSAAPDAETYDVTHVDRVFASVPLLGHVAGAAGGLVVIGIGGVFVACLAVVVFVPRRRIGGTRRATE, encoded by the coding sequence GTGGGACGACGCAGAGCCAGGTCCGGTCCACGGACCGGTGGCTTCTGGCGAACGACCCTGCTCAACGTGGGGGCGGCGCTCGGAGTGGTCTGCCTGCTCGCGGCCGGTCTCGGAGCCGTCCTGGGCGTCAAGCCCATCGCGTTCCGCTCCGACTCCATGGCACCGGCCATCTCCTCGGGCGATCTCGCGCTGGCCAGGAGCGTCTCGGCCGGTGACGTCGGCAAGGGGGACATCGTGAGCGTGTCCGACCGGCAGGGATCCCGGGTCACGCACCGCGTCGTCCAGGTCGAGCCGTACGGCAGCAGCATCCGGCTGACGCTCAAGGCGGACGACAGCGCCGCGCCCGACGCCGAGACCTACGACGTGACGCACGTCGATCGCGTCTTCGCCTCGGTTCCGCTCCTGGGACATGTCGCCGGGGCCGCCGGCGGACTCGTGGTGATCGGCATCGGTGGCGTGTTCGTGGCCTGCCTGGCCGTCGTCGTGTTCGTCCCGCGGCGAAGGATCGGCGGCACGCGCCGCGCGACCGAATGA
- a CDS encoding signal peptidase I, whose protein sequence is MTRRRLVRGARETALTTGAILGVVCLIATLAGWALGITPLVFRSGSMSPAIHTGDLAVARTVDAGSLKVGDVVSVLDADGHRVTHRLRGMSADGDARQLTLQGDANDSADAEVYTVTRAERVLFDIPKAGYVVSAASGRGGLFVLGAYVTGMLVLAFRRRPPDDRLRPDRPARGGARKADRRTRVAARAAVVAVAGATLAVAAPASAAFWTNPAPVTGTTLTASTVPAPATFTCGGLGVLSVTFNWAAVTGATDYTLHYGTGGVTTKTVAGTSTSITSAISGGTAWVVANRSFGSTTWSSVASNTRSYTVAVVSLCS, encoded by the coding sequence ATGACCCGGCGCCGACTCGTCCGTGGCGCCCGGGAGACCGCGTTGACGACTGGCGCGATCCTCGGAGTCGTGTGCCTCATTGCGACTCTCGCGGGGTGGGCGCTCGGCATCACCCCGCTGGTGTTCCGCTCGGGCTCGATGTCGCCGGCGATCCATACCGGCGACCTCGCCGTCGCGCGTACGGTCGACGCCGGCTCGTTGAAGGTCGGCGACGTCGTGTCGGTCCTCGACGCCGACGGCCACCGGGTGACCCATCGCCTGCGCGGCATGTCCGCCGACGGTGATGCCCGGCAGCTGACCCTGCAGGGCGATGCCAACGACTCCGCGGATGCCGAGGTCTACACGGTGACGCGCGCCGAACGGGTGCTCTTCGACATCCCGAAGGCTGGATATGTCGTCAGCGCCGCCTCGGGTCGGGGCGGACTGTTCGTGCTCGGCGCCTACGTCACCGGGATGCTGGTGCTGGCATTCCGTCGCCGCCCGCCTGACGATCGGCTCAGGCCGGACCGACCCGCGCGTGGGGGAGCGCGCAAGGCAGATCGCAGGACGAGGGTCGCGGCCCGTGCGGCCGTGGTCGCGGTCGCCGGTGCCACCTTGGCCGTGGCGGCTCCGGCGTCCGCGGCGTTCTGGACGAACCCGGCACCCGTCACGGGCACGACCCTGACGGCGTCCACCGTGCCCGCACCGGCAACGTTCACGTGCGGGGGACTCGGAGTGCTCTCGGTGACGTTCAACTGGGCCGCGGTCACCGGCGCGACCGACTACACCTTGCACTACGGAACGGGCGGGGTGACGACGAAGACCGTGGCCGGGACATCGACCAGCATCACCTCGGCGATCAGCGGGGGTACGGCGTGGGTCGTGGCCAACCGCAGCTTCGGCTCGACGACGTGGAGCTCGGTCGCCTCGAACACCCGGAGCTACACCGTCGCCGTCGTCAGCCTCTGCAGCTGA
- a CDS encoding SipW-dependent-type signal peptide-containing protein gives MSSHRGTTRRRLPSVRVRALLSLGVALGIGSVGTFASWTDGVPISGTTFTAGTLDLQVNDVDSYATTTLSMSAMVPGTTSAEVLTVKNFGTAPAKYTLTGGLTGTYAPDYSTAAANGLLLTVRLGGSKSGATCTGGSALVTDQPLTSTTTTTILAKRPSTALTASGGNEVLCFQVKLSDTAPSSLQGKAATATFTATGTSDIS, from the coding sequence ATGTCCAGTCATAGAGGCACCACCCGTCGGCGTCTGCCGTCCGTGCGCGTCCGCGCACTGCTGAGCCTCGGCGTCGCCCTGGGCATCGGCTCGGTGGGCACGTTCGCGTCATGGACCGATGGCGTGCCGATCAGCGGGACCACGTTCACGGCGGGCACGCTCGACCTCCAGGTCAACGACGTCGACTCGTACGCCACGACGACGTTGAGCATGAGCGCCATGGTGCCGGGCACGACGTCGGCGGAGGTCCTGACGGTCAAGAACTTCGGGACCGCTCCGGCGAAGTACACGCTGACCGGCGGCCTCACCGGCACCTATGCGCCGGACTACAGCACCGCGGCCGCGAACGGGCTGCTGTTGACGGTGCGCCTCGGCGGCAGCAAGTCTGGTGCCACGTGCACCGGCGGCTCCGCGCTGGTGACCGACCAGCCGCTGACCAGCACCACGACGACCACGATCCTCGCCAAGCGGCCGAGCACGGCGCTGACCGCGTCGGGCGGCAACGAGGTCCTGTGCTTCCAGGTCAAGCTCTCGGACACCGCTCCGAGCAGCCTGCAGGGCAAGGCGGCCACGGCGACGTTCACCGCAACCGGCACCTCGGACATCTCATGA
- a CDS encoding signal peptidase I, which yields MSTHRNERRARGWLIQAISWSVMSAFLLVLVVSVLVPRLAGATPYTILTSSMEPGMPPGTLVVVKPIDASDVAIGTVVTYQLESGERDVVTHRVVGIGFDGHGERIFRTQGDANDSPDPEAVRPVQVKGARWYAVPYLGRMTNVFTTAQRQTAVVIVAVGLLGYAVAMFTAAARTRGRKEGTHVQS from the coding sequence ATGTCGACACATCGCAACGAACGACGGGCGAGGGGATGGCTGATCCAGGCCATCTCCTGGTCCGTCATGTCCGCCTTCCTGCTGGTGCTGGTCGTCTCGGTGCTGGTGCCGCGACTCGCGGGCGCCACGCCGTACACGATCCTCACCAGCTCGATGGAGCCCGGCATGCCGCCTGGCACCTTGGTGGTGGTCAAGCCGATCGACGCCTCGGACGTCGCGATCGGCACGGTCGTCACCTATCAGCTGGAGTCCGGCGAGCGAGATGTCGTCACGCACCGGGTCGTCGGCATCGGCTTCGACGGACACGGTGAGCGCATCTTCCGCACCCAGGGCGACGCGAACGACTCGCCCGATCCCGAGGCGGTCAGGCCGGTGCAGGTCAAGGGCGCGCGGTGGTACGCCGTGCCGTACCTCGGCCGCATGACGAACGTGTTCACGACGGCCCAACGGCAGACCGCCGTGGTGATCGTCGCTGTCGGCCTGCTCGGGTACGCCGTCGCGATGTTCACGGCGGCGGCGCGGACGCGAGGCCGCAAGGAAGGCACCCATGTCCAGTCATAG